The window GCTTGCCTCCAATGTCGCtactttctccataaatcatgcGCACTACTCCCCCCTACTATCAACGACCCTTCCTTATATCATCACCCTCTAACACTTACTGATTTGAAACATATAAAACCCAGATCTTGGTTTTGTAACATGTGTGGGATTCAAAAGAAACCTAGTGGATTTGCATATACATCTGTTGAGCAGCATAACACTTTATTTAAGTTTATAGCTTGCATTGATTGTTGTGTTGTTGAGATTGCTCGCAGGGCTGAAGCAGATGCTATCAAGGAGGAGGCAAAGATAAAGGTTCAACATGAAGGCCATCCAAAACACACTTTAACCCTCCAGTTAAGACCTGCTTCATTCCTGTGTGATGCTTGCAATGCTAAGGATGAAGGCTTATTCTATgagtgtgacacttgtgacttCTGGATACATAAGTCTTGTGTTTCCTTAGCCCCTACCATCATACTACCCCATCACCCTAATCACCCACTTGTTCTCGTCTATTCACTTCCTGAAAAATTCTTTAATTTCTTGTATTACTGTGAAATTTGCAACAAATACATCCGGAGGAATTTGTGGTTGTATCAATGTGCAAATTGTAGATATTTTGTCCATATCAAGTGCGCCTTAAATGCAGTAGACCAGCCTTCTACTCTAAGGTAAAAGTTGTGTACTTCTTTGTGTTTGTGAAGACTTATTCTTGATTATGGACTGGGTTTCAGGGATAGCGCAAGTGCTTCTATTGATGATGAAGAAGTAGATAATTTTCTGCATTTTCCCATGTTAGAGGCATTTACAGATCCATTGAAACTGGTACTTTTTGAAAAGACAGCTCaatataatgatgatgatgatgataaaacTAAGATCAACCATTGGTGTCATCAACATCCATTAACCCTTAATGTTGAATCCCAACCTAACAACATGTGTTGTAGTAGTCATCCAATTGAGGTATGTTTTGGGTGTGTACGACCCCTCTCCCTTCCATACTATACTTGCAAAGATGGATGTAATTCATTCTCTCTCCACAAATATTGTGCCGAGTTACCACTCAAATTACAACATCCACTTCACCCGGATCATTCACTTGCCTTGATAAACACAAATCGTTTGCTTTCCTTGATAAACACAAGAGGACATGGTAAGTACAATCAATGCAATGGTTGTGGGAGCTTTTGCAACACGTTTTTGTACAAATGTGAAACTTGTGAGTTCAAACTTGATGTTAGCTGTGCATTTCTACCCAACACCATCAAACATAAATCCCACAAACATCCACTTATCCAAGTTATCGATCCTGTACCTGTTTGTAATGCTTGCAACATGTGGTCTGATTATATCAGTTATGCTTGTAATGCTTGCAACTTCATATTAGACATGTATTGTGCAATGAGGGTGCCACGTTCCCTTGGTCATAGGTATTGCAAAGGACATGAAATTCCATTGACGTATCCTCCGGTCATGGATCATCCGGAAGATTTCTTTTGTGACATTTGTGAGATGGAAATGCACCCTAAGTTCCCCCTCTATTATTGTCACAAATGCAAAAATTCTTTTCACCTTCATTGCATTAGTCGAATCGATCTTTATGCAAACATTTTCCATGAGGGCACCTTCAATGTTCCCTATCATAAACATCCGTTAACATTTGTACGGAGAAAGAAAACGCCCAAGTATATATGTTCTAACTGTAATCAAGATATTAATGGTAGTTTGATCCTAGAATGTCGGAGTAAAGTCTGTAATTTCAATATATGCTTGGAATGTGCTTATAATAAGGTAATGGGTCCTTAATCATGTCATATGATTAGGAACAAAGGAAGGGCCATATATGTCATTGTTTCCacaaattataaatatatatgttgGATTTCTCTTCATCTTGTCTTATATTCAACAACTCAATGTTCATAGAAAACTTACACATATTTTCAATTTGAATATACCTTTCTCCAAGTGTTTCTTCAAGAACCATCACAAATCACATAACAATTTGGAATAGTACATTCGATTGGGATTCACTATGTGTAACAGGTTTTTCTGCTAGATCCATTACACTCTTGTACTCTAATTGGAGACATGCACCTGACTGAAGAAAATCAAAGAAGAATAAGACACAAGAATTACATCAAGCACCTTGTAGGCAGAATATGAATTAAGCACGCGTCAACTCTACTACCAACTGTCGACTTTTGGATCCATAAATAAGTCCCAAAGATACTTCTCTATGTACAAGTTCCGTGTGTGGTAACAAGTAGTTGCCAACAGTGAAAATAATTATGGTAGAAAGTCATATGATTGTGTTGTATGTAGATATGAACTTAACTAAAGAAAATCAAAGAGCAATATCATGCAGGCATTTCATTAAGCTCCTGGTAGACAAAAGGTGAAACTACACATTCACCGATTGAAAATAAAGCAACCTTTGTTTTTAATGCAAGAAAATAATAAGGCCAACACAAAAATCAACATAAACAATTCAGAATTTGTTGAAAAACCTTACCTCTATTTTTCCAATTTGCTACCCACAAAAACAATTATTTACAACATAACGACTGTGCCATTTGGAAAATTACCATCTACCAAAATCTGCAATCAAGCCTTCACTTGTTTAATTAAGAACATTCTTTTCTTAATATATTTAGAACGTTTTAAAACAAATCAGGCTCCAAAATATCATCTCTATACAATCAAAACACCTGTATATAAATTGGGGTATGCTTTAAATTTGATTACCCTTTGGTGCTGCtctaatttcaaaaaaaaatatgactTGGGGCTCTGTTTCTTGGTTTTGCTTAACATTTGAGGTTGCTCTGTTTTTCAAACAGAAAGATCTGAAGAAAATTGGAGTTATGTTTTTATCTCCTACTTGAATTCCTCCTTTTATTCCGACAACCTCATCCACTAAATTAATGGTTTCGATTCAAATCTCAATATGTTACAGAAACATATGGATAAATGATaaatctgttggattaggtgtctaagcccataactataattggtatgtacttgaattgatagcagtatagtccttttgggttgccctcaaacctagcaaccggaaaaggaaattatgaaaggagagatattaatttattataagattaataaattaatataaatgaatttattaatatgttaaaagattaatatattaataagaaatcattttgtttaattaattgttagccataaattaattagaattaattttggggttaaaagaattaattatagtgtgtagggactagtttgcaattatctaatagttgagtggaaggctctagaacccccttagataagggtggacgaaatctttaggggaaaccctaataatttcgtccataggggcttggataaggccattgggtttgcttaggccctaagcaaaggataactagggtttcccctaaaccctagatccctcagctatataaggagcctcctggttcatgttttggccactcttttcttttgaagaaaccctaagggccgaaattttgaatactccctcttccctctctcctctactttccttcttgctagtttgggtgtgattccg of the Lactuca sativa cultivar Salinas chromosome 6, Lsat_Salinas_v11, whole genome shotgun sequence genome contains:
- the LOC111918131 gene encoding uncharacterized protein LOC111918131; this encodes MEEINHFSHKNHPLKLINSETIVGSSFDGGDKKPQVIGCYACEKPISSGFAYACLQCRYFLHKSCALLPPTINDPSLYHHPLTLTDLKHIKPRSWFCNMCGIQKKPSGFAYTSVEQHNTLFKFIACIDCCVVEIARRAEADAIKEEAKIKVQHEGHPKHTLTLQLRPASFLCDACNAKDEGLFYECDTCDFWIHKSCVSLAPTIILPHHPNHPLVLVYSLPEKFFNFLYYCEICNKYIRRNLWLYQCANCRYFVHIKCALNAVDQPSTLRDSASASIDDEEVDNFLHFPMLEAFTDPLKLVLFEKTAQYNDDDDDKTKINHWCHQHPLTLNVESQPNNMCCSSHPIEVCFGCVRPLSLPYYTCKDGCNSFSLHKYCAELPLKLQHPLHPDHSLALINTNRLLSLINTRGHGKYNQCNGCGSFCNTFLYKCETCEFKLDVSCAFLPNTIKHKSHKHPLIQVIDPVPVCNACNMWSDYISYACNACNFILDMYCAMRVPRSLGHRYCKGHEIPLTYPPVMDHPEDFFCDICEMEMHPKFPLYYCHKCKNSFHLHCISRIDLYANIFHEGTFNVPYHKHPLTFVRRKKTPKYICSNCNQDINGSLILECRSKVCNFNICLECAYNKVMGP